The Brevibacillus brevis genome contains a region encoding:
- a CDS encoding helix-turn-helix domain-containing protein has translation MQQQISRMIQKTFHECNIFCYDEDGDVTMNLKEFGIFFAELREKSGYRSQRELAEKSGVSHSTINRLEAGTNKTSIETLKSLAPYLKGIEYNELIKKAGYLEETSTLSSTAKRIPQNENAPVQGLAFIDGGVEELDEEEMDYLKESLELFRRMKERKAKERKGK, from the coding sequence TTGCAACAACAAATTTCACGTATGATACAAAAAACGTTTCATGAATGCAACATTTTTTGTTATGATGAGGATGGTGATGTGACTATGAACCTAAAAGAGTTCGGTATTTTCTTTGCTGAACTGAGAGAAAAAAGTGGATATAGGAGTCAGCGAGAGCTTGCCGAAAAATCAGGGGTGAGTCACTCCACGATCAATCGGCTTGAGGCTGGAACAAACAAAACCAGTATTGAGACTCTAAAATCACTCGCTCCATATCTCAAAGGAATAGAGTACAACGAACTAATTAAAAAAGCTGGTTATTTAGAAGAAACTAGCACCCTCTCATCCACAGCAAAAAGGATTCCTCAAAATGAGAACGCCCCAGTCCAAGGCTTGGCTTTTATCGATGGCGGAGTGGAAGAACTAGATGAGGAAGAAATGGACTACCTCAAAGAAAGCCTAGAGCTATTTAGGAGAATGAAAGAACGGAAAGCAAAGGAACGCAAAGGAAAATAG
- a CDS encoding ImmA/IrrE family metallo-endopeptidase, which translates to MDYTHYKTSPLEEWINEMYFTHSIYTPNDLDIHRIAEVFGGEILYLPTRSHAYWDDDDTGEFLISLDSRLDKPVQRSHFFHELCHPLRHVGNQKVLPKTFRDLQETQASLFQQYAAIPFFMVRELEVPLYEKNIVNYWAHVFNVTVSLALRRYNQIKSRIIQAKNDLKLLSYHRSLYRKADPTNGCNEAKEMFRIAIQRKKEKEVVYK; encoded by the coding sequence TTGGACTATACACACTACAAAACTTCCCCTCTCGAAGAGTGGATCAACGAGATGTACTTTACACACTCGATCTATACACCTAACGACCTTGACATACACCGTATCGCTGAGGTGTTTGGTGGGGAAATCTTGTACCTACCAACAAGATCGCATGCTTATTGGGATGACGATGACACTGGAGAATTTTTGATTAGCCTTGATAGCCGTTTAGACAAACCTGTTCAACGATCCCATTTTTTTCATGAGCTTTGCCACCCACTCCGTCATGTTGGAAATCAGAAAGTGTTACCTAAAACATTTCGTGATCTTCAGGAAACACAAGCATCTCTGTTTCAGCAGTATGCTGCGATCCCTTTCTTTATGGTGCGGGAGCTTGAGGTGCCTTTGTATGAAAAGAATATCGTTAATTATTGGGCACATGTGTTCAATGTTACGGTTTCACTTGCCTTACGGCGTTATAATCAAATCAAAAGTCGAATCATTCAAGCAAAAAATGATCTTAAACTCCTTTCCTACCATCGAAGTTTGTATCGGAAAGCCGATCCGACTAATGGGTGTAACGAAGCAAAAGAAATGTTTAGGATAGCCATACAACGAAAAAAGGAAAAAGAGGTCGTTTATAAGTGA
- a CDS encoding recombinase family protein, whose protein sequence is MRIAGYIRVSTEEQAEKGFSLDEQRDRLISYCKAMGWPAPTIYEDDGYSAKDLRRPELARLLSDVKTEKYTLIITTKLDRLSRRLFDILSVIDYLEKHNCSYVSASEAFDTTTPAGRMTLQMLGMVAEFERERISERVRDNMRSIARKGEKVISRPCFGYEVKNGSLEINLEESLAIHQMARWALEGRGAWEIAKRLNERGITTKDGNQWQDRVVRELLKRETLVGDFVYNRTYRKGTRILTRPEEEWIRIENHHEPILDRDTFDAIQKIFQSRKQSASRYVDETNYLLTGLLVCTHCGGKMVGRKDSKHGKNIYFRYVCNTYMKKGGCYFHHLLRDDLEFTVIGEIKKIAIADPNDLEITVAKTNSEKRADKASIQDRLRKLDLKAQRQIEAYEDDLITAHDLKKAKERIEKDRQHLLEQLKEMEKSEQENAGVIVQQKVKRLLDDVLSLDRMKSKNAIRQLIHHVNISNASEVVITWYAD, encoded by the coding sequence ATGCGTATAGCTGGTTACATACGTGTAAGTACCGAAGAACAAGCTGAAAAAGGATTTTCTCTTGACGAGCAGCGCGATCGTCTGATTTCTTATTGCAAAGCAATGGGATGGCCTGCTCCTACTATCTATGAAGATGACGGATACTCCGCCAAAGATTTGCGTCGTCCCGAACTTGCTCGCCTGCTAAGTGATGTAAAGACGGAAAAATACACATTGATCATTACAACTAAATTAGACAGGCTCTCGCGCCGTCTGTTCGATATACTTTCGGTGATCGATTATTTAGAAAAACACAATTGTAGTTATGTATCTGCGTCTGAAGCATTTGATACGACAACCCCTGCCGGTCGGATGACGCTTCAAATGCTCGGTATGGTGGCAGAGTTTGAGCGTGAGCGTATTTCTGAACGTGTCCGAGATAACATGCGATCAATCGCGAGGAAAGGCGAAAAGGTCATTTCAAGGCCCTGCTTTGGTTACGAAGTGAAGAACGGCTCTTTAGAAATAAATCTGGAAGAATCACTAGCTATTCACCAAATGGCAAGATGGGCATTGGAAGGACGTGGGGCATGGGAAATTGCGAAACGTCTTAACGAAAGAGGCATAACAACTAAGGATGGTAACCAGTGGCAAGATAGAGTTGTGCGTGAACTGTTAAAGCGAGAAACACTTGTTGGGGATTTTGTTTACAATCGTACATACCGGAAAGGCACACGGATTTTAACCCGTCCCGAGGAAGAATGGATTCGCATAGAAAACCACCACGAACCGATCTTGGATCGTGATACCTTTGATGCTATCCAAAAAATTTTCCAATCCCGCAAACAATCTGCAAGTAGATATGTCGACGAAACAAATTACCTCTTAACAGGACTGCTTGTTTGCACTCATTGCGGCGGAAAGATGGTTGGACGCAAAGATTCGAAGCATGGGAAAAATATATACTTCCGCTATGTATGCAATACTTACATGAAAAAAGGTGGCTGCTACTTCCATCACCTTCTGCGTGATGACTTGGAATTTACTGTTATAGGTGAAATCAAAAAAATTGCAATTGCCGATCCAAATGATCTGGAAATAACCGTCGCTAAAACAAATTCGGAGAAGCGAGCTGACAAAGCTTCCATTCAAGATCGCCTTCGTAAATTGGATTTGAAAGCTCAAAGACAGATTGAAGCTTATGAGGATGATTTGATTACAGCTCATGATTTGAAAAAAGCCAAGGAAAGAATTGAAAAGGATCGACAACATTTGCTTGAGCAGCTAAAGGAAATGGAAAAATCGGAGCAGGAAAACGCTGGGGTTATCGTCCAACAGAAAGTGAAACGATTACTTGATGATGTATTGTCTCTCGACCGTATGAAATCTAAAAATGCAATTCGGCAACTCATTCATCATGTAAATATTTCGAATGCATCTGAAGTGGTAATTACCTGGTATGCTGATTAA
- a CDS encoding NAD(P)-dependent oxidoreductase, translating to MKLLLLGATGRVGSHILDYALKDGHEITVLVRSADKLPHLAAENVRVLTGNVLDQKDVASAMHGVDAVISALGTDKATTLSEGTPYIIEAMKQEGVSRIITVGTAGILQSRVSPDLLRYQSSESRQKLTRAAEEHHKAYSLLEQSELDWTIVCPTYLPDGEYTGTYRVEAHQLPVDGMQISVPDTAEFTYQQLSSSEYVRARVGIAY from the coding sequence ATGAAGCTCTTACTTCTTGGTGCCACTGGTCGCGTAGGAAGCCATATCCTAGACTATGCATTAAAAGATGGGCATGAAATAACCGTTCTCGTTCGCTCGGCAGACAAGCTCCCTCATCTGGCTGCTGAAAATGTGCGTGTCCTGACCGGAAATGTTCTCGATCAAAAAGATGTTGCATCCGCCATGCATGGAGTTGACGCGGTCATTAGCGCGCTCGGGACAGATAAAGCGACGACGTTATCCGAAGGAACTCCCTATATTATTGAAGCAATGAAACAAGAAGGCGTTTCACGCATTATTACCGTGGGCACCGCTGGCATCTTGCAAAGCAGAGTTTCTCCTGACCTGCTCCGCTATCAATCCAGTGAGTCCAGACAAAAATTGACGCGTGCTGCCGAGGAACATCACAAGGCATACTCGCTCTTGGAACAGTCCGAACTCGATTGGACTATTGTATGTCCGACGTATTTGCCCGATGGCGAGTATACAGGCACTTACCGGGTTGAGGCTCACCAGTTGCCTGTAGATGGGATGCAAATTTCCGTGCCCGATACGGCGGAGTTTACGTATCAACAGCTTTCCTCCTCCGAATACGTACGAGCGCGTGTCGGCATTGCCTATTAA
- the pepF gene encoding oligoendopeptidase F has protein sequence MKKQVFASVTALAIALSTVSVPFIPYSAQAVALAAEKPSYQTRAEIPDAYKWKLDHIYPTVQEWEKDVAKVESLANAFTKHQGKLGTSSAAMQAAFDDYVELMRLNDKAYVYANMSLDVNSANPDLQKLGDRAEKMYTLVTEKTSWVQPEIVAIPDDKIKSLLSEKELEPYKLFIEDMLRTKPYSLSADMEQLLAKSSPLGSAPTNIYGMLSKDVRFPKIKDETGKEVQLTRANFISYLESKDQNVRREAFKAYYGALINFQDSFASTLAAKVKGDNFYAAVRNYDSALEASLTPNNVPTKVYDELIDTVNDNLPLLHRYISLKKKMLGVKELHMYDIYVPIVPSDDKYISFDEGKKIVVDGLQVMGDDYVKAMSEGLDGGWVDVYSTDDKRTGAYQWGAYDTHPYVLLNHQGTLDDVYTIAHEMGHAMQSYYTNKNQPYISSNYPIFTAEVASTMNETLLFKSMYAKAKTKEEKMYLLNHYLENFRSTLFRQTQFAEFERAIHEKEQAGESLNAEAIKKIYLDINKKYYGKDMVSDEEIGMEWARVSHFYNYKYYVYQYSTSFAAAQALAKQIMDEGQPAVDRVRKNFLEAGNSAPPIEVLKAAGVDMSTSQPIEQAMEIFEETLNELEKLVNEK, from the coding sequence TTGAAGAAGCAAGTATTTGCATCAGTTACGGCTTTGGCCATTGCATTGTCGACAGTATCCGTACCATTCATTCCTTACAGCGCGCAAGCGGTAGCTCTTGCTGCTGAGAAGCCTTCTTATCAAACTCGCGCTGAGATCCCAGATGCGTACAAGTGGAAGCTGGATCATATTTATCCGACTGTTCAGGAATGGGAAAAGGATGTTGCTAAGGTTGAATCTTTGGCAAACGCTTTCACGAAGCACCAAGGCAAGCTGGGTACATCTTCTGCTGCGATGCAGGCGGCATTCGATGACTATGTTGAATTGATGCGCTTAAATGACAAAGCATACGTGTACGCAAACATGTCTCTCGATGTAAACTCCGCGAATCCTGATCTGCAAAAGCTGGGAGACCGCGCTGAGAAAATGTACACGCTTGTCACGGAAAAAACCTCGTGGGTACAGCCTGAAATCGTTGCGATTCCCGATGACAAAATAAAGAGCTTGCTGTCCGAAAAGGAGCTTGAGCCATACAAGCTGTTTATCGAAGACATGCTGAGAACGAAGCCGTACTCACTCTCTGCGGATATGGAGCAGCTCTTGGCGAAATCGTCTCCGTTGGGCAGTGCACCGACCAATATTTACGGCATGCTGTCCAAAGACGTGAGGTTCCCTAAAATCAAAGATGAGACAGGCAAGGAAGTTCAGTTGACCCGTGCCAATTTCATTTCCTATCTGGAAAGCAAGGATCAAAATGTGCGCAGAGAAGCGTTCAAGGCGTACTATGGTGCACTGATCAATTTCCAAGACTCGTTTGCGTCGACGTTGGCTGCGAAAGTAAAGGGCGATAATTTCTACGCAGCTGTACGCAATTACGATTCTGCGCTGGAAGCAAGCCTGACACCGAACAACGTACCGACGAAGGTGTATGATGAGCTGATTGATACGGTGAATGACAATCTGCCATTGCTGCATCGCTACATTTCTTTGAAAAAGAAAATGCTTGGCGTGAAGGAATTGCACATGTACGACATTTACGTGCCGATCGTTCCATCTGATGACAAATATATTTCCTTCGACGAAGGAAAGAAAATTGTTGTTGATGGGTTGCAGGTAATGGGTGATGACTATGTGAAGGCAATGTCTGAAGGCCTTGATGGCGGCTGGGTAGATGTCTATTCCACTGATGACAAGCGCACGGGTGCTTATCAATGGGGTGCTTATGATACACATCCATACGTACTGTTGAATCACCAAGGTACGCTCGATGATGTGTATACCATCGCCCATGAGATGGGACATGCCATGCAGTCCTATTACACGAACAAAAACCAGCCGTACATTTCGTCCAACTACCCAATCTTCACGGCAGAAGTGGCTTCTACCATGAATGAAACTCTGCTGTTCAAGAGCATGTACGCGAAGGCGAAGACGAAAGAAGAGAAGATGTATCTCTTGAATCACTATCTGGAAAACTTCCGTTCCACGCTGTTCCGTCAGACGCAGTTCGCGGAGTTTGAGAGAGCGATTCACGAGAAGGAGCAAGCTGGGGAATCTCTGAATGCGGAAGCGATCAAGAAGATCTACCTCGACATCAATAAAAAGTACTACGGGAAAGACATGGTTTCTGATGAGGAAATCGGTATGGAATGGGCACGTGTGAGTCATTTCTACAACTATAAATACTACGTCTATCAATACTCGACGAGCTTTGCCGCTGCACAAGCATTAGCGAAGCAAATCATGGATGAAGGTCAACCAGCAGTGGATCGGGTTCGCAAAAACTTCCTCGAAGCGGGTAACTCTGCTCCGCCTATCGAGGTGCTGAAAGCAGCAGGTGTGGACATGTCGACGTCCCAGCCAATCGAGCAAGCGATGGAAATCTTTGAAGAGACATTGAATGAGCTGGAAAAGCTGGTAAACGAGAAGTAA
- a CDS encoding YjcZ family sporulation protein — MGIFNGFDDFALILVLFILLVIVGCDCD; from the coding sequence GTGGGTATCTTTAACGGCTTCGACGATTTCGCGCTGATCTTGGTTCTGTTCATCCTTCTCGTTATCGTAGGTTGCGACTGCGACTAA
- a CDS encoding Ig-like domain-containing protein — MGAMGSSACVFLLPSQEAWAKSANEWGVRISPADKSAEMDPDQIITLTFSGPVSLKNGQELSDKSGLSIISLTDAKKKKVRFTAKWNKTDRSMTIDPVGNLEAGASYRVSLLAKKVKDQRGNLNPELTSTFQTKKPVDNIAPQAVLLPGHGAKNVKLQDKVTLQFAEEIALVGGGVLSSKTAGPLVRVTDEKGAIVPHTITWNKSKRMLSVKPKGKWQPHTRYQVSLIAGLVKDTAGNHNQAQWITFQTGSK; from the coding sequence ATGGGTGCAATGGGTAGTAGTGCTTGTGTTTTCTTACTTCCTTCACAGGAAGCGTGGGCAAAGTCGGCAAACGAATGGGGAGTGAGAATATCCCCAGCTGACAAATCGGCGGAAATGGACCCGGATCAAATCATAACACTGACATTTTCGGGGCCAGTTTCGTTAAAAAATGGGCAAGAGCTCTCCGACAAGTCTGGTCTCTCGATCATTTCGCTCACGGATGCGAAAAAAAAGAAGGTTCGTTTTACGGCAAAATGGAACAAAACAGATCGAAGCATGACGATTGATCCGGTAGGAAATCTGGAAGCAGGGGCTTCCTATCGAGTAAGCTTGCTGGCCAAAAAAGTGAAGGATCAGCGAGGCAATTTGAATCCAGAGCTGACCAGCACGTTTCAAACGAAAAAACCTGTGGATAACATCGCTCCACAAGCAGTCTTATTACCCGGTCACGGGGCTAAAAATGTAAAGCTCCAGGATAAAGTGACTCTCCAGTTTGCAGAAGAGATTGCTTTGGTAGGTGGTGGAGTTCTCTCCAGCAAAACGGCCGGGCCATTAGTTCGTGTGACAGATGAAAAAGGGGCTATCGTTCCGCATACCATTACGTGGAACAAAAGCAAGCGGATGTTGTCTGTGAAGCCAAAAGGAAAATGGCAGCCACATACGAGATATCAGGTAAGCCTCATTGCGGGTTTGGTAAAGGATACAGCGGGTAATCACAATCAAGCGCAGTGGATAACTTTTCAGACCGGGTCGAAATAG
- a CDS encoding DUF951 domain-containing protein translates to MERKQFGLGDVVQMKKPHPCGTNAWKVIRMGMDVRIKCTGCDHSVMIGRLEFERKLKKILIRAEEEPQA, encoded by the coding sequence ATGGAACGCAAGCAATTTGGACTGGGGGATGTCGTACAGATGAAAAAGCCACATCCATGTGGCACGAATGCGTGGAAAGTCATACGCATGGGCATGGATGTGCGAATCAAATGTACGGGTTGCGATCATAGTGTGATGATTGGACGACTAGAATTTGAACGCAAGCTGAAAAAGATACTGATTCGCGCGGAGGAAGAGCCGCAAGCATAG
- a CDS encoding mechanosensitive ion channel family protein — protein sequence MNQAGFFEKMYAQVYAYVTDADMWVNIGMAVLKIAAIILLSRIVVSVVQSGVNKVFQHRHGSKIQMDQRRVDTMRVLVNNIVQYSIYFLAILMILQLLGIDLRPVLVSAGVLGLAVGFGAQSLVRDIITGFFIIFEDQFAVGDVVTINNLTGTVQEIGLRITKVRSWTGEVHIFPNGTINQVTNFSLQNTLAVVDVSVAYEEDLNQVESVLKEVLASAQTELTDIVAEPQILGVHALGPSEVIIRVTAECKPNTHHGVNRNLRAKIRTELTNRGIQIPYPKIVAVSGKGTV from the coding sequence ATGAATCAAGCTGGTTTTTTTGAGAAAATGTATGCCCAAGTATATGCGTATGTGACAGATGCCGATATGTGGGTAAATATAGGGATGGCTGTACTGAAAATCGCAGCGATCATCCTGTTATCGCGAATCGTCGTTTCCGTTGTGCAATCAGGTGTAAATAAAGTGTTCCAGCACCGCCATGGAAGCAAGATTCAAATGGATCAACGCCGAGTGGACACGATGCGGGTGCTCGTCAACAATATCGTTCAGTACAGCATTTACTTTTTGGCGATTCTCATGATCTTGCAGCTGTTGGGCATTGATTTGCGCCCTGTTTTGGTAAGCGCAGGGGTACTGGGGCTGGCAGTCGGTTTCGGGGCGCAGAGCCTCGTGCGTGATATCATTACGGGATTCTTCATTATTTTTGAGGACCAATTTGCTGTCGGAGACGTCGTAACGATCAACAATTTGACGGGCACGGTGCAGGAGATTGGTCTGCGCATTACAAAGGTGCGAAGCTGGACGGGTGAGGTACACATCTTTCCAAACGGCACGATTAATCAAGTGACGAACTTTTCTTTGCAAAATACGTTAGCGGTTGTAGACGTATCTGTAGCGTATGAAGAAGATCTAAACCAAGTTGAGTCTGTACTCAAAGAAGTATTGGCATCGGCTCAAACGGAATTGACGGATATCGTAGCTGAGCCACAGATTTTGGGAGTACATGCACTGGGACCTTCCGAAGTTATCATCCGGGTTACGGCTGAATGCAAGCCGAACACGCATCACGGGGTCAATCGAAATTTGCGTGCGAAGATCAGAACGGAATTAACCAACAGAGGCATTCAAATTCCGTATCCAAAAATCGTCGCGGTATCTGGAAAGGGAACAGTGTAG
- a CDS encoding DUF3343 domain-containing protein, whose translation MGGETVLIAFDSTQQALRAEMLLEYEDIEIDTRPTPKEITAGCALSIEFPLSDYSRAKAIMMEQQVVIRGYFRQFFGQYSEVDENGEQKEREE comes from the coding sequence ATGGGAGGAGAGACAGTGCTGATCGCGTTTGATTCCACGCAGCAAGCCTTGCGGGCAGAAATGCTGCTGGAGTACGAAGATATTGAGATCGATACAAGACCTACGCCGAAAGAAATAACGGCAGGCTGTGCCCTTTCCATTGAGTTCCCACTGTCGGATTACTCACGAGCGAAAGCGATCATGATGGAACAACAAGTGGTAATACGAGGATACTTCCGTCAGTTTTTTGGCCAGTATAGCGAGGTCGACGAAAACGGGGAGCAGAAGGAGCGGGAGGAATGA
- the yyaC gene encoding spore protease YyaC: protein MSTSDNRKDYSLPPFKVEYRSENADEHLAGHLAQRFRLNRFDDDLVIVCIGTDRSTGDALGPLVGTKLIAQSPRFLQVYGTLEDPVHAMNLKEKLELIHTNHPTATLIAVDACLGQFSHVGNINVINGPLKPGAGVKKELPPVGSFHITGIVNVGGFMEYFVLQNTRLSIVMNMADIIASGLAKAVTLASTPSRFDSVLYD, encoded by the coding sequence ATGAGTACATCCGATAATCGCAAGGATTATTCTTTGCCACCTTTTAAAGTGGAATACCGCAGTGAAAACGCAGACGAGCATCTCGCCGGTCACCTTGCCCAGCGCTTTCGCTTAAATCGGTTCGATGACGACCTTGTCATTGTATGTATTGGGACAGACCGTTCTACTGGTGATGCTCTAGGCCCATTAGTAGGAACCAAGCTCATCGCACAGTCTCCTCGTTTTTTGCAAGTATACGGAACGCTTGAGGACCCTGTACACGCCATGAATCTTAAGGAAAAATTAGAGCTCATCCACACGAATCATCCGACAGCTACACTCATTGCAGTCGATGCCTGTTTAGGTCAATTTAGCCACGTCGGAAACATCAATGTGATTAATGGTCCACTAAAACCAGGAGCTGGTGTAAAAAAAGAGCTGCCTCCTGTTGGTTCCTTCCACATTACCGGGATTGTTAACGTAGGAGGCTTCATGGAGTATTTTGTCCTTCAAAATACCCGCCTCTCCATCGTCATGAACATGGCAGATATCATAGCTTCCGGACTGGCAAAAGCCGTAACACTGGCTTCTACGCCTAGTCGATTCGATAGTGTCTTATATGATTGA
- a CDS encoding diacylglycerol/lipid kinase family protein — translation MLGVIVNPVSGNGTGLKVWRQIEPMLRRLGAPFHVRLTSGEGEAEKLSKELIQKEGVNKIIAVGGDGTVRGVINGIYESKQDCRFGLVPAGSGNDFARGHGIPMKPLQALERILSEKGEKRIDLILLNGKVAVNSIGAGFDAQVAKITDQAVYKAWLNRYKLGALAYIISVIRVVCTYQPRDIVLNVDGVEVGLEAVWLVVAANIPNYGGGMLICPDAIPDDGIADICVVSGVSRLGLLAAFPKIFTGAHRHHPGVRFYRGKQVTIQAAGQLPVHADGESVAPTPISAQVIEKRLTIFV, via the coding sequence ATGTTGGGTGTGATCGTCAATCCTGTATCCGGGAATGGTACAGGATTGAAAGTATGGAGGCAAATTGAGCCGATGCTACGACGTCTAGGAGCGCCTTTTCATGTCAGGCTGACATCAGGAGAGGGGGAGGCCGAAAAATTATCAAAAGAGCTGATTCAAAAAGAGGGAGTAAATAAAATCATTGCTGTCGGAGGGGATGGAACCGTCCGAGGCGTGATAAACGGCATATATGAATCGAAACAAGATTGTCGATTTGGATTGGTGCCGGCTGGTTCCGGGAATGATTTTGCTCGCGGACATGGAATTCCGATGAAACCGTTACAGGCATTAGAGCGAATTCTGTCGGAAAAAGGGGAAAAGCGAATCGATCTGATTTTATTGAACGGAAAAGTAGCTGTGAATTCAATCGGGGCCGGATTCGATGCACAGGTAGCAAAGATAACGGATCAAGCTGTGTACAAAGCTTGGCTGAATCGGTACAAGCTAGGAGCACTCGCCTACATAATATCGGTGATTCGCGTCGTATGTACGTATCAGCCACGTGACATTGTACTGAACGTTGATGGTGTTGAGGTTGGTTTAGAGGCTGTCTGGCTAGTTGTCGCTGCCAATATTCCGAATTACGGAGGCGGAATGCTGATCTGTCCCGATGCTATACCGGACGATGGCATTGCGGACATTTGCGTAGTAAGTGGCGTGAGTCGACTCGGATTGTTAGCCGCTTTTCCGAAAATATTCACAGGAGCTCACCGTCATCATCCGGGTGTCCGTTTTTATAGGGGCAAGCAGGTAACGATACAAGCAGCAGGACAGCTGCCTGTCCATGCAGATGGAGAAAGCGTAGCGCCAACGCCGATCAGCGCCCAAGTGATCGAAAAGCGCCTGACGATTTTTGTGTAA
- a CDS encoding DUF554 domain-containing protein, translating into MILLGTLVNAGAIILGALLGRMLKRIPESMRQTVMQGIALAVFILGIKMCLGSDNFLLVIISIVLGTVLGEWIGIEKGLNNLGHWLERKVGGSQGSIATGFITTTLVYCIGAMAVLGALDSGLRNNHDVLFMKALLDGFSAIIFTSTLGIGVIFSAVPVFLYQGMIALLSTRIYSVVSETMLDAILVEVTAVGGLMIIAIGLNVLEIKKIRVANMMPALVIAAVGVPFMDWISKLFS; encoded by the coding sequence GTGATCTTGCTGGGAACATTGGTCAACGCCGGAGCAATCATCTTAGGGGCATTGTTAGGCAGAATGTTGAAGCGAATTCCGGAATCGATGCGACAAACCGTCATGCAAGGAATTGCTCTGGCCGTATTCATATTGGGCATTAAAATGTGCCTGGGTTCGGACAATTTTTTACTCGTGATCATCAGTATTGTGCTAGGAACAGTACTAGGTGAATGGATTGGGATTGAAAAAGGCTTAAACAATCTTGGGCACTGGCTGGAGAGGAAAGTTGGGGGTAGCCAAGGCAGTATCGCTACTGGTTTTATCACGACGACGCTGGTGTACTGTATTGGAGCTATGGCTGTACTGGGTGCATTGGACAGTGGTTTGCGCAACAACCATGATGTACTGTTTATGAAAGCATTGCTAGACGGATTCTCTGCGATCATTTTCACCTCGACGCTAGGAATCGGAGTCATCTTTTCGGCAGTGCCCGTGTTTTTATATCAAGGTATGATTGCGTTATTATCTACACGCATTTACAGTGTGGTGAGTGAAACGATGCTAGATGCGATCCTGGTAGAAGTAACGGCAGTAGGTGGCTTAATGATTATTGCCATTGGGTTAAACGTTTTGGAGATCAAAAAGATAAGGGTAGCCAACATGATGCCAGCATTAGTGATCGCAGCAGTGGGAGTTCCCTTTATGGATTGGATTTCAAAGCTGTTTTCATAG